The DNA sequence acagtgcacaaacagAATCCTGAAAAACAGAGGATTATGGGATAGAATATGTATGCATAGCCTATagtatttatatagcactttatccaaagtgacttgtCCGGCTGGGTACTGTCTACTTAGGTGGCAAGGATCCCTCTCAAAGGTAGAGCAGCAGAGACCTTTGTGCGGCAGCACCTTCCGCAGAGGGCCGGCTGTGACCGACGGACTCACCTCCACGGCGCGGGTGGACTGGCTGGTGCTTTGGCGGATGTGGAAAAGGCGGGTGGTGCCGGGGGTGCTCTGGCCGCCTTTGCGGGACGTTCCCCCGCCGTGGATGATCATGGACTTCTTCTTGAAGAGACTCATGAGGTGCGGTGGCTCCTGGCCCTGTGTGACGCGCACCTGAGTGGGCGGAGCATCAGCTGCTTGTGGGCCTTTACATcttttcattattattcatgCATCTCATGTGAAAGACATCCACTACCTGATGGTCTTACTGGATGGAATCAACTTATAAGGCAATGTTAAAACAGGTGTACACATGTAATAACTGAGAATGATTGTAATTGGCTTTTTTGCGGGGAGAGGCATGTGGACGCCGGTCTGGCCCACCTGGACGGGGGCCCCACCCATGGAGTCGTCGAGCTGGACCATGAGGAAGGCAGATGCCGCCAGCTCATCCTGGGTGGCCTTCAGGCCCTGCCTGCAATACAGCATATCAACTGCATTAGAATCCTCCCCCACCCGCGAGCCTCGGGAGACACAGCAGTTACGTTTGCGATGTAATATCTGTCTCTTCTGCACAGCACTCAGGACAATAACATCTGCGTAATACACGCATGGTTATAATGCAGCGTGCTGGCTGAGCTGAGAGAGAACAGGAGAaccagtctgggggggggggggtgtactgAGAATTATGAGTAGAAGTCCTTCTCACAGCCCAGGATCACACCTTTTTAGATAATGTATTGTACTCTGAGAAATGGGTGTAGTCTGGACCAAACTGAGCCTTTGTGGCTGATCTGTACACTCACCAGTTGTAGATGATGTGTTGTTCACTGCTCCCCTTCTTGTAGCTGTACAGAATGAGGTAGCAGTCACCCCCAAAGAACTGCCCATGGGTGGAGGGGTCCACTGCGACTCTGTTTCCGCCCTCTATGCGCCAGATCTACAACCGAAGCGCAGACGCACACGCGGCGTCAGCCACGCAGAACCCACCGAGGACAGGGGCTTCGCCGTTCCAGCCAGCTACCGACCTCAGAAGCTCCAGAAAATCATGCTGGCCGACAGGAAATCAGTTTACCTGGACCTTGCCGGAGCCGTCGTCCACCATGCCGTGCTGGGCAGCCATGGCCTTGTTAGTGTGCAGGGTGGAGGCATCGAAGGGCACCTGCTTCACCTTCGCAATGTGGCCAATTGTGTAGGCCTGGGTGGGACCTGTGGTTTCATCCTTGTCCTTCCAGTCTGAAAAGAACTGCTTAAAAAGGGTTGtctcgccccctgctggcatcACTTGGatctgcaagaaaaaaaatctggcaTGTGGAAATGAACAGAGACCAGCTTAGATTATATGTTTACAGTGGAGGTTTGGGGTCCTCTGCTGGCCGCAAGCAGTCAGTACACTGTGGGGATGGGGGATATTTTGAGTGCCCCAGAAAGAAACCCATCCCTTCATGTTCAAGTTCTAGAGCTCATTACAATGCAACTTAAGTGTTATTGTCAGAACACAAGGGATTGTGGGATGGTGCAGTCAGTGCTGTGTTTACCTGTGTCGTCTTGGGATAGTTCTTCTCTTTAATGAACTGTTCGGCTGTCTTCATGGCCGCTTTGCGTTCCTCTGTGTTAGCTTCTGGTCCTAATCGAGGAAGCAGCATATCTCAGGCACCAAACGGCAAAGGGAGACCACGGCAATGGCTTTAAGTGTGCAGCAGAATCCCGGAGCACCGTACCTTTCCAGAGGAAGATCTTGCCATCCAAGCCGTTGTCCACGATGAAACACTCGCCGGGGATGAGCATGGTCTGCTTGAAGGGGCTCGCCTGGGCCACCAAAGTGGACTTCATAGATCCTGTGGCATCAGAGATCTGCCCCAGGAGCAAAGACCAGTGTTACACAGCCATCTCGCACTGGGAATGGAGCAACAACAGTGCAGCAAGGACCAGATGTGGAAACGACCAACTTCGAAAGGGTTAAATGTGACTAAACACAGCTGAATAAATTACTTAATGTCCATGTCACAAGTACAGGTCCTGTGAGGCGCTGCAGCTCATCAGGAACCACAGAGTGAGCTAATCCTCCAGTCTTCTGACACTGATTAGTTAATTTCACTTCCACACTTTGGTCAGATCATAAAAACTTTGCTGCAAAAGTTGAACAGTTCCTGTTGGAAagtgcagcacgttttttggcTGCAGACTTTCCGTTCAGCGCTTTGGATCGGAACAGAACCTGAAAGAGTTACCATATGCAAAGAAGCCTTCCTCGTGTTGGATACATCGACAGACTCGTCGTCAGAAGTCGCCGGGGCGATGGTGCCCTTGGGACCCAGGGCCTAAAAATACAGATTGGGTTAATTTCAGCCGGACACCTATAATCCTTGTCATCCAGTCAAGTGTTAAGTCTGTTTGTAAGCTCCTGGCAATGCAGCTTATGTTGCTTTGTAGACCTCGGCAAAGTTAAACTGCCAATCTCACATTGGTGTTAGAGGAGTCGCGAGTGAGGGAGTTGCTTTTGGGGGTCAACCTGGTTCACCCCTCCCAGACTTAGTTCCTGTTTAGTGCCCCCTTTTGCCCACCTCCTCCAGTGCTGCGGGCTCAGCCCCGTCCTCCACCATATGCACTTTGGCACGGCCGTTGCGCTCATTGTCGCGGATGTCGATGGCCACCTGCGAGGCCTTCACTCGCTCGAAACGGTTACACTCCTTCCCGCACCACTGGTAGATGTCCTGTTGGGGCAGCATGATGGGGGTGAAAATGAGGAACATCACTGACGCGTTGCAGTGAAGCGACTAAGACGTGCCGTAAATGTACCATTGGGTTTTACAACATCATTCAATCATCCACCCTTCAGATGCTGGTTGGGGACCGACTGCGTGCAGCTGAACTGTGGCGACTGTGCCAGGTTGGTGCTCACCTTGCCCAGGTCCACGATGAAGCAGTCTCCCTGATTGAAGTTGCCCCACGACAGGGACACCTCGGTGGCACGGATGGTCCGTCGCCCTTTGATGTGCAGCAAGCGCTTCACGTTCATGTCATTGGTCACCACGTGCTTGAAGCCTGAGGCCACACCCCCTCTCTGCAAAGGGAGGGGCATTTCATATAACAGCTGGCTTTACAGGGACCCCAAGGGTGTGCCTGCAATACCAGGTGATTCGTGCCAGAAACACATTTGGGAAAGAATACAAGGGAGTGTCTAAAACATAACAAGGGTTtttgctgagggggggggggggggcaagagaCTCAAGCTGGTTCTGTAACATTCCTGGTGGCTAGCTCCCTTTTTAAGGTTTCTGCATGCCAACAGCAGCATGTCGGAACAGCAAACTCACCGCACTTCACAATACAGGGATTCACAAGAGTGACTCAGAGATTCAGGAAAGGCGTTTTCTAAAGACCCAGAGCGTTAGTCTGCTGGACAAAAACAGCAGATCCTCTGAAGGTGGGACTGGTGCCTTCGCTTCGCATCAGAAAACCTCAGAATGAGAGCTGACATGAGTCAGTTTCCCTGCATGTCCCACAGCGTATGGCTTCTATTTGCTCTGCTCGTTAAAGCCATTCTGAATTAAATGCAGCATCTTCCTGCCAAAAAGGCACTTCTCCATTTTTTTCAGGAGAGACAAAGTAGATTTTTCCATGGCAACTCAGTGCTtttatggaaaaatgttgcATGAGAGAAAAGTAATGACTGTTTCAGGAGTAATCATGCCTTGTTTTTCAAGACATGATGTGGAATGAAACACAAAACATCCGTACACACCACAGGGGCCCAGAACCTACGCCTGGGCAAACAGGACTCTCTAAACCCAGAACTGCTTCCAAAGTGCTATAGTACATTTAAGATAACGGAGCTGCAACTACTCTGTCTCAGAGACCTGAAGATATTATTTGGATGTCAAcatgcttaattttgaaatactGTGTCAAGAGTCTATTGCAACAGATATGAAGAAATGTATTTCTTAAAGTAGGAAGCCACATATGtgtattaataaatgttaatatgaGTGTGAGAGAGAATCATCCACCACAAAGTAATTATAAGGCTAACTAAGCATATTTTAAATGCTGTTAAGCCAGTGCTGCGTAAATATAGGTATAAAATGCAGAGGGAAACCTAAAAAAAAGCAGAAGCAGATCTGAGAACAGAAAGCAGAACTTCATCTTTCTTCTGTTCTTTTATTTGTCCAGATTTCCAGGTTTATTAATCACAATGGTTGATTATTGACAAagatcaaaaacaaaaaacacttctCTACACTTTGCCTTTTATGAGAACAATAATCTATTAAGAAGTCCGCTGGTTTGGCACATTGCTGAGGGCGAACAGCGGAGGGGAATAGAAAGGAACTCGTGAAGCATCATGGACAGTTGCTGGGGAAGCTCACCTGGTATTTGATACCAGACTTGAAGTATCCCGAGAAGGCGAGTGATTCGTTGCCCTGAATCTCGCGGAACTGCACAGGCTTGCCACCCAGGAAGTCATCTAGCTGTGTAGCAAAGATGGCCGCCGCACCACTTTCATCCTGAGAGCACTCATTTCCTGCAGGGGTATGAAAATTGGAGGATTATAGCACAGCATCTCGGGCGTCATCGTGAGCGACTTCAGCCTTGCTCATGAAAGCAGCCTCTTCCTCAAAACACTTGACACGAAACAGTGCAACCACAGCCCCACCACAAGCCCCACCACAATCAGGTACAGATGCATAGTAACATGCGACGGCTTTGGAATGGTTGCATGCTCATGCAGGTATTGCAATGAGACAATGATCACACTATTACTGTCTGTTCATAAGAGCCCTAAGTCAACATTTTCAGTCGTTCCAAAGTTCTGGAGGCACAAAAACAAGCTCCGCAGCTTTGGTTATGTTCTTAAGAAGGGTGCAGACATGCAAACCAGAAGAATACAAAGGGGAGTAATTAATGTGTATTTGCTGCATTTCTGGGGAGAAACTCCACTCTGGTTAATGAAATGCTCTCTCATGACTGGAAAGACGACTGTGATTCCATGCAGAGAATGGCCTGCAGCACCAGCCGTGGTCCCAGGCTGGGAACGCTGTGCTCTGAGATTTGTTGCTGCTCTGTATATAAATAGATGAATCTGCAAAGCTTACAGGGAATTTCAGACTTTCTGCAGCCAGATTTTATTTAGGCCTGCGAAAAGGAAGTGGCTTTCGATTGGTGCAACACACATCCTCTCCAGCTCACTGAACTGTAGGAATGTCCTGGCGCCCATGGTAATTCACATACAGGGGATTACTGTAATTTAATGGGGGGAGAGAACAGTAATAATGAATATGTACTTTTGGGCAAATTTAACTGACCAACTTTCATCCAGCTACTCTTTACCTGTGCCTGCAGATTGCAAACGGTTGGCGCTTGCATAATAATTGCAGGAAGTGCTGTGTGTTGCGGCAGCTAACACATCCGGTACTCGCGCACACGCTCGCTCGAAGGAGGTCATGTTACAGGCTCTCCCTTCCAGCCATCGATTCGGACGTCGGTCGGGTATCAGCACCGGACGCATGCTCACCGAGCCACATGTGCAGAGAGTAGGATGGTGCTGGAGTTGTGTAGAGCACGAGGTAGGCATCGCCGATGTAGAAACTGCCGAAGAGGGGCTTGGGGACCGGCTTAAGGTCCATGTTTTCGATGCGCCATATCTGCAGACCGGGCTGCTTCCCAGCCGTCTGAAATTCCTTGTGGGACACCATGGTCTGGAAGAAACACAATGGATCAGTACCAAGGACTGGACCGCAGGAAGGATGCCCATAACTCAGTTATGAAACATTATGGGTTATTTTAGACGAAAATATTCACCCTGATTTTAAGTTTTACAGCCACTTTGCAAAACAGCGCGAGACGTCAATATTTCAGTCAGGATATGAAATTTGAGCAACACAAGAACGGGAGGAAAAAGCATTAGAGATCCTGGAACAATCGAACAAACCCGAAGAGGATCGCATTCTGCAATCCGCCGCCATGTCCCGTCCTGTTTTTTATTAAAACCTAACTAGGAAGTGCAAAATTATACTCCACATACAATCATTAAGGAGCTGGTTCCTGTTTGCGAAGGATCGGGTGTGATATTATTGACTCGTGAACAGGTGAACAATCCCGTTCTCCCCGAAGCTCAGGTAGGCCTATATAACCTTGATCTGTTAGTGGTCAGGAACATGAACAAAAGCCAGGCGTTTTATGACTGTAGCCTGTTTACCGACTGCAGAAGTGTCGCGTACAACCGTACCCCCGTCGATCACACGCACATTGTGCATTGATGGGAGTAATGAATGAGGTTGACCCCCATGAGCGACCACCTATGTTGCTTACTCCGATAACAGAaatcatttatattatttagctACATACGCATCTTTTCTCATTCTCCATTCGCTCTTATAATACGCAGTTGTTTTTTCCCCTTGAATAATTAAACGATACGTTCAAATGACCAATTAAAGAACAGAAAGAGAGAACACCAACAAGCTACTGCTGTTTGGCTTGCTTGCGGTCTGTTTGTACTTCGCTTTAATGTCTGGCCAAATGCATCTTAAGTGCGTCGTTTTTTTTATCCATTTAGAAACGCAGAGAGCAGCCCATTTCCTTCCTTTAATGTGAACAGTGCCGAGCTTAGCGCAATAACCTAAGATACTGCAAGGCCCACTGGCAGCGCGACTCTCCAGCGAGCCTTATAGCATTTTATAATGTATGCACATCATTGGTGCTATGCCAGTGTTATGACATCTCGTTACAAAACACAAATACAGCAAAGGTAGCAAAAAACGTTTTCATAACCATAACTACAACATTTTTACAAGTAACAAGCAGCGATAAACAACGGCAAAATATGTGGCACATTCAGGCATACATGAATTACTAactttattaaaattaatgaCTGAAAAATGTATGGTGTACGTTAGCTGCAAAAGTGAAACGATATCTTTTAAATGTACTTTCCTCTTCATATGCAAAACAAACAGTTTTAATTAACAGCACAATTTCTGCGCAGTCGGAGTGGATTATTCGTGCGTGAACTTGCATATTCAGAcccgacaaaaaaaaaaaaaaaaagttcaacaaaAATATTTCTAAACCCTCGGTCCACTTTTGTCCTAGTTTAGTACAGTAGCGCCCCTCCATTTACATCGCGCAAAAGAAGCCTAAGTTCCCGACAAAACCTGGACTTAAATCCCACTGCACAAAACGGACTCGTGCACCCCTGTGCGCATCAAACCATATTACTGGGGTAAGATTGCCGTTAGATTCACCACCGCGATTATGGGACCTTTGTAAGAAATCGAATGTACATCTGGATTCGAGTCTGCAGCTTCTCCGCAGAAAGAAAGACGACCTCCATCATTAGTTCCGCAACTCTGTTACAATGATtgcaaatttttttaaatttttttttaaaaaaggatttAGAAAACGATATTTAGCcacaattttaacaaacataaaacatatttaataGGTATACTTTGAAACCACGGTAACAGCAACACGAATATATAAATTACACCGGGGCAAATGCATACATGAACACGCAACAACGGCAGTAACACATAAAGAACTAAATATGATTCTCTATGAAATAGTAACTCATATTTACGGGATTTGCAGTTGGAGTTTTGAAGAATGAGCGAGCAGGAGGCGGCCAGTGCAGATGGAAGACAGATGTGGGGGTGGTCACGCTGGAAAGCGCACTGCCAGTTAAATAGCTCGCGGAGGAGCGTCTGATTGGCTAAGCGGCCGGAATATCAATATTATTTCATGCCTTTCGGCGTACAGCGCGGTAACTGCAAGTCCGCTGCGCCAAATGCCCCGAGGAGTTGTGCCGTGGTGACCTGGGGAGagatattatttattaaaaaataaataaaactgtaatCTAATCTGCATGAATGTAAGGTTTGCGTTGGTTGAACGCATCAGCAGGAAAACAAAACCACCGAGCTGTAGCGTGATTCACAGCGATAAAAGCTGTTAAGAGTTAAGAGATAGAATCAGTGTTTTAGGAAATTCTATGAATATAAAATTAACAGCATCCGTTTATAAACCATACTGTACATGTCCCCCGAAGTGTCATGTTTAACGTGAAATATGTTGTACGTACTTGCTGAAAGCAGCATGGGGGCGGGGAGACGAAGACATTGCGGCACAAATCAGTTTCTTCATAGCAGCGGCACATATAACCAGATGAGTAGCGACAGAACAGGCAAAGCGGCCCGGGGCGCAGAGGCGGGCGGGTCCCTTGTGGACGCGCATCTTTAGGTAAGCACATAGTAAAATAATAACGAGTTTGAACAAGCCACCCCCCCGGGCAAATATACCGAGGAGGTGGGCCGATCGGTAAGGTTGCCAGACACGCCacgacaatttttttttctggctacGGTCCTGAAATAGAAACGCACaagaaataattttaataatctAAAAATATCTAGCCGAAGTTTAGTCCAAAGAGGGCGTCGCATACCCACAAAATATTCAACAAATAATCAGAAATAAGAAAACGAAAACTACGATAAACTAAAAAGGAGACAGACCAGGAAAAGGATTTTAATTACTTCTGGGCTAATTCCAAATGAGTGAGAGGATCTATTATGGACATACCAAACAACTTCCCATTTAATTACTCATTTCAGTATGATGCTTCGTTTCAGCCACTATTTTGGCACCAAAATAGCTTTTGTTTTTAGAAGATGGGAACTTACTGTGGTGTTTACAGATGGGTAGATGGGGCCTACTCAGAGCAGCCATCCCACGCCTGCCTTCCAGAAAAAGCAAACACCAGTGGTACTGGAGTGACAGTGGAGCCAATGAGAGGCCAAAGTACTTGCAGTTTTTCGAGAAGGTCTGGGGCACCACAAAGAAACGGAGCCTGATCAATGCTACCATGCAGGACTGGTGTGCGGCTCAGCAGTTCAGGAAGCTGCACCTGCCTAAGTTACCacttcaaatcccagggttagTGGCATGATCTCACCCTTGGGCTATTGTTCCAGCAACTGTCCAGCACCGACTTTGCACAAAAATGgataaacatacaaaaaaatggCACTCGTGGAAGGACAGGACCTCAAAGTAAGGAATCACAAGCATCGGGATCTCCTGGCAAACAGACGGGGgtaagagccccccccccccagcttagAGGGGGGGTGTGCGTTTGCCACAGACGTGATTATGATAATGAGAAGTGACTGCTTGCTTATTATACTCGGCAGAGCCAAAAAGGATTCCAGGTCCCTCCCTCACTGAGGATTATATGAAACAGCCACTGACATAACAGCAGATCCTACTTGTTGACAGAGGGAGGGAACTAGTTTGCAGACA is a window from the Paramormyrops kingsleyae isolate MSU_618 chromosome 21, PKINGS_0.4, whole genome shotgun sequence genome containing:
- the LOC111846462 gene encoding gelsolin-like, yielding MVSHKEFQTAGKQPGLQIWRIENMDLKPVPKPLFGSFYIGDAYLVLYTTPAPSYSLHMWLGNECSQDESGAAAIFATQLDDFLGGKPVQFREIQGNESLAFSGYFKSGIKYQRGGVASGFKHVVTNDMNVKRLLHIKGRRTIRATEVSLSWGNFNQGDCFIVDLGKDIYQWCGKECNRFERVKASQVAIDIRDNERNGRAKVHMVEDGAEPAALEEALGPKGTIAPATSDDESVDVSNTRKASLHMISDATGSMKSTLVAQASPFKQTMLIPGECFIVDNGLDGKIFLWKGPEANTEERKAAMKTAEQFIKEKNYPKTTQIQVMPAGGETTLFKQFFSDWKDKDETTGPTQAYTIGHIAKVKQVPFDASTLHTNKAMAAQHGMVDDGSGKVQIWRIEGGNRVAVDPSTHGQFFGGDCYLILYSYKKGSSEQHIIYNWQGLKATQDELAASAFLMVQLDDSMGGAPVQVRVTQGQEPPHLMSLFKKKSMIIHGGGTSRKGGQSTPGTTRLFHIRQSTSQSTRAVEVDPCASRLNTNDVFVLKCPTSTFIWKGVGASGEEVTTGKQVASVLGGSPTQVEEGKEPDAFWTALGGKKQYQTSKTLQRTIKPPRLYGCSNKTGRLIAEEVPGDFTQADLAHDDVMLLDTWDQIFLWIGNEANEVEKTGSPKIAEEYVTTDPSGRRGVPIVTIKQGAEPPTFTGWFQAWDPTMWDSDPLDRIRAKF